In Candidatus Rokuibacteriota bacterium, one DNA window encodes the following:
- a CDS encoding MFS transporter, protein PVLLLAVVAGAVADRAPKRRLLIATQAAFAFQALVLAALAATGRVAYWHVALFALLAGLANVLDGPVRQSLVIELVGKADVINAVALNSASFNTARIVGPAIAGLLIARFGVTPAFVLNGLGFLGAIAALAVLTEPALPTRRGGATILEEIREGLRYAIRTPRIRLVLGILLVVSFCVFNFTVYVPLLARDSLGLGAEGFGFLMTALGVGAVVGALAIGTTGSRHPPLAVLFAATAVACAGLLGLAAAGRFWVAAAVLVVTGFFGTVVLAGCNTALQLGAPDGLRGRVMSLYVLVHGGVFPIGAFMVGAISERWGVSRSFLVNGLAGLAALALIAAWWRRRAAAEQAGAG, encoded by the coding sequence CCGGTCCTGCTCCTCGCCGTCGTCGCCGGCGCCGTGGCCGACCGCGCGCCGAAGCGCCGGCTCCTGATCGCGACGCAGGCCGCGTTCGCGTTCCAGGCGCTCGTCCTGGCAGCGCTCGCCGCGACGGGGCGGGTGGCCTACTGGCACGTCGCGCTGTTCGCGCTCCTGGCCGGTCTCGCCAATGTCCTTGACGGGCCGGTGCGCCAGTCGCTCGTCATAGAGCTCGTGGGCAAGGCCGACGTCATCAATGCGGTCGCGCTGAACTCCGCGTCCTTCAACACGGCGCGGATCGTCGGCCCGGCGATTGCCGGACTCCTGATCGCCCGGTTCGGCGTCACGCCCGCCTTCGTCCTGAACGGCCTCGGGTTCCTCGGCGCCATCGCCGCGCTCGCCGTTCTGACCGAGCCCGCCCTCCCGACCCGACGCGGCGGCGCCACGATCCTGGAGGAGATTCGCGAGGGGCTCCGGTACGCGATCCGCACGCCCCGGATCCGCCTCGTCCTCGGGATACTGCTCGTGGTGAGCTTCTGTGTCTTCAACTTCACGGTCTACGTCCCGCTCCTCGCCCGCGATTCACTGGGGCTCGGGGCGGAGGGGTTCGGCTTCCTCATGACGGCCCTCGGTGTCGGCGCCGTGGTCGGCGCGCTGGCCATCGGCACGACCGGGTCGCGCCACCCGCCGCTCGCCGTGCTCTTCGCCGCCACCGCGGTCGCGTGCGCCGGGCTTCTCGGCCTCGCGGCCGCCGGGCGGTTCTGGGTGGCGGCGGCCGTGCTCGTCGTCACCGGCTTCTTCGGCACCGTCGTCCTGGCGGGCTGCAACACGGCGCTCCAGCTCGGGGCTCCCGACGGCCTGCGCGGCCGCGTGATGAGCCTCTACGTCCTGGTCCACGGCGGGGTGTTCCCGATCGGGGCGTTCATGGTCGGCGCGATCTCGGAGCGGTGGGGGGTGTCCCGGTCCTTCCTCGTGAACGGCCTCGCTGGGCTCGCGGCGCTCGCGCTGATCGCCGCCTGGTGGCGACGCCGGGCCGCCGCGGAACAAGCAGGCGCGGGCTGA